In Agrobacterium tumefaciens, the DNA window CCCAGGCGAAATAACTATGTTCGAGAATTGAAGCATTGCGGCCTCAGCCCAAGACATTTGGTCGTTCTTGATGACAAGAGGCTCTATTCCACTCAGGCTATAGATCAGCTGAAAAAGATTGAATGTAAAGCTATCGTAATTATCGATTAGTAAGGTGCGCATAACCGCTCCAGCTATAGCGAAACTTAGACACGAACAGCGTTCGTTCGCGGGGACCAAGCCTGCTTATCCGAAAACTCCAATGGTACCTGTATCTATTAAATCGCAACAATCAAGGGCGTTTGCTGCCGCTGCCACCTACAGATTGCGGTGATCATTGAGGCTTCTCCGCCTCTCTCATTCTTCCTCGCCGTCACTCGGGGTAAGATAGTGTTTCTCCCAATCTTTTTTCGGGATTTCGACACCCATGTGAAATTTGAAAGTTTTCACAGATTCCAAATCCGCTGAAACTGTGCATTGATAGCGCATGTTATACCACCGGTTCGCGATCCGCACCGCTGCTCCGTCTGCTTCAATGTGGAGTCCCTCTAGTTTTGTATCAGCCATCGCATAAGCGACAACAAAATCCGGCTTAAGGTCCGGCTTCCATAGCGCTACCTGCTCCATACCCTCCAGATTGCATAGCTGCTCGACACGTTCACTGGGAGCAAGCGTTTTCATCGCCATTGACGCTCGGGCGCTTCTTGGGTCGGCCAAGACCTCCGAGGCTCTAAGGCGGTGCGCCTCGATCATCCCTCCTGTAGAATTTTCAAAATTGGGCTGCTCCGGAGGCAAAACGCCGGCTTTCTCGTCTACTACTTTCGGCTTTTCGTGAACGAGTGGGCCCTTTTTGGTTGTTGGCGCGGGGGCTTGCATCCGCGAACCAAGGCGAGGCGATTGCGAGGGGGGCTCGCGAGATGCCTGCGGACTGGCAGGGGGCTCGACAAGTGTCACAGCAACGGCCTCAGGCTTTTCCCTAAACGATTGCGCGCTTCTCACCAGCATAAGGGGCACAACGATTACCAGATGCACGACGAACGAAATCGCCAGCATACGCCGGATTTCGTTGGGCTGGCGCTGACTGCCTAACGGCTGGCGCCAGCTTGCTGTTTCGATCAACTTGGGGTCAACGCTGTCTATCATGGAAACTCAAGGGACCGCTTCGCTAGCATTTATGATTCGATCCCATTCGTAGACACGTACCAACTTAACCAGTCCTAACCCTCCAATCGATCCTACGAGAGGCGCGAAGCATTACGTCGGCAATCAGGTTTTAACACGCTGAGCTTGTATCTCCGCAGGGGGTGGGATATCAACAAGACGCTTGCGCTGCTCACATAACCATGTCGAATTTCTCCAGAGGCTGCAATGAACGAACAAAACGCAGAACTCCTCGAAACTGGTCATAGTCCTTTACCGAAGAACGCCTATTTCCGAAACCTCTATGAGGTCTATAGACGCCTTTTTAGCGTCGGCGAGATTGAGCAAGACAAGGTTTTGCAGTGGATGGCGGGAGCCGTACTGCTAGGCTTCGCAGTAACATATGCAAGCTGGATGAATGTTCCCTGGATCACAACGAACGCTGTCGATAGCGGATCCTATCGGTGCTGGCCTTTTCTACCGAATTGCGCGGATTATATTTTTCTAACAACTTACCCGAATGGATACTCGCAGACAGCAGTATTCATGCTATTGTTTGCCATCCTCGTGGGCTGCTCGTACGCAATATATAGTAAAGATTGGATTTTGGCTCACGCTGGAATATTTGTGTTATTCCTATTCAAGATTTATTTTACGTTTATATCTTATAGATTTAAAGGTAACTATGACTACTACCACACGGTCTTTTGTCTGGTTTTTCTTTTCTTTCCACACAAGAAATTCTTTCTCCAGCTGTCGGTGGTA includes these proteins:
- a CDS encoding DUF930 domain-containing protein: MIDSVDPKLIETASWRQPLGSQRQPNEIRRMLAISFVVHLVIVVPLMLVRSAQSFREKPEAVAVTLVEPPASPQASREPPSQSPRLGSRMQAPAPTTKKGPLVHEKPKVVDEKAGVLPPEQPNFENSTGGMIEAHRLRASEVLADPRSARASMAMKTLAPSERVEQLCNLEGMEQVALWKPDLKPDFVVAYAMADTKLEGLHIEADGAAVRIANRWYNMRYQCTVSADLESVKTFKFHMGVEIPKKDWEKHYLTPSDGEEE